In one window of Trichoderma breve strain T069 chromosome 7 map unlocalized scaffold00008, whole genome shotgun sequence DNA:
- a CDS encoding major facilitator superfamily domain-containing protein, whose protein sequence is MGTALKPVTTTKSDVVMDEFAGETIDDHKPIDGFSDAEKQLEDTGSIPCDFVYSSKESTRIRWKLDLILLPMMAFTYILNYMDKVALSEASIFGLQKDLGLVGQQYSWSSSIFYLGYLVWQYPSSLLMQKLPIGRYFGVMIFLWGLTAITTAFTKGFATLSINRVFLGIFESCMSPILTILVSQYWTRDEQPLRASLWWSASAVGAFIADSITYGVSGKDHSGSKYAVWKIIYLVFGSGTLLWGIIIFFAVPSSPMEAWFLNKRERKIAAAQVMKNHTSIKNTEYKWHQVRECLIDPQPWILAIHAFLQSLQGGGLTSFSKIVLTETLGYTSRQATLMSMPSNTIHLVSVVFAGWFCSHYKNTRCYVMIVTNSIVLIGAVLIANLPRSNHSGLLASFYLIYMNTVPFGLGMSMVSSNIAGFTKKSTASVLMFLGYCLGQFTGPQLFIEKQAPKFQTAFRGFFSSISVMILLEVVLVYQNHRRDRLQANTNGSNVTENDSDQTDWQQPSFRDETEDIKARSRHRKKKSNTSTNATTPQQTNPLSLNQQNESHQLREESELLELPSLPVFDMTTIPWIDGIFDSNLGQQWDPTADTADTADTADKAMLWNTSANSVVANESPDLTRGLYASQLFAELNTPGSDHQSPGSKSLSTISDHVLAQHYTQSLTSKYSSKEQGWNNHTYFFNRFNSTHSFVVSSLYAWTAAHLFCSGRLRCETSAMEHYSKSLVGIRDQLGIHLLAENEPEIASQTLLQLLAREDDLDAVAVTLYFLAWTDLLLSRQASLRRMLSLEATLLDLSGHDQSHTLYVRMALWFCFLDARAALFGQGNDRIIQSMGDDSGLMRAVEASYDFLQNEYSLLYPEEERRRDEAHKPLYVATCRLVALLGKLSRTSGDTTDECLVMASLRDIQRNIESISEEKAAENKVFSTYLTTSVLFHAVEIYASRVYQPNEPMYTKSTHGEKIITITSEFYRRMKRPRTEAPPTKIWPVPLIMAAIEAKDWIYRDWALQQMKSYYSAGKHFVNACTFVEKVHAAEEATGRRCNLHQIAEDMGDDFVI, encoded by the exons ATGGGAACTGCCTTGAAGCCTGTAACCACCACCAAGTCAGACGTGGTGATGGATGAGTTTGCTGGGGAAACGATTGACGATCACAAGCCCATCGATGGCTTTAGCGATGCCGAGAAGCAACTAGAAGACACAGGCTCCATTCCATGCGACTTCGTATACAGCTCCAAGGAGAGTACTCGGATCCGATGGAAACTGGACCTGATTCTTCTGCCTATG ATGGCATTTACTTACATACTTAACTATATGGACAAGGTTGCCTTATCTGAGGCCTCCATATTTGGCCTGCAGAAAGACTTA GGTCTTGTTGGACAACAATACAGCTGGtcatcctccatcttctaccTTGGATATTTGGTATGGCAGTATCCCAGCTCGCTCTTAATGCAGAAGCTTCCGAT TGGACGCTATTTCGGTGTCATGATATTTCTCTGGGGCCTCACAGCAATCACAACGGCATTCACTAAGGGGTTTGCGACACTTTCTATCAACCGTGTCTTCCTCGGAATTTTTGAATCATGCATGTCCCCCATTCTCACGATTCTCGTATCTCAATATTGGACTCGAGATGAACAGCCGCTTCGTGCCTCCTTGTGGTGGTCGGCCAGTGCGGTCGGTGCCTTTATTGCTGATTCTATTACCTACGGTGTTTCTGGAAAAGACCACTCTGGTTCCAAATACGCCGTCTGGAAGATTATTTATCTCGTCTTCGGGTCGGGAACACTGCTCTGGGGTATCATTATCTTTTTCGCagtgccatcatcacctATGGAGGCGTGGTTCCTtaacaaaagagagaggaagattgCTGCGGCTCAA GTCATGAAGAACCATACTAGCATAAAGAATACCGAGTATAAATGGCACCAAGTCCGAGAATGCCTGATTGACCCTCAGCCTTGGATACTGGCAATCCATGCCTTTCTCCAAAGTCTACAGGGTGGAGGGCTAACATCG TTTTCCAAGATTGTTTTAACCGAGACCCTTGGTTACACTAGTCGCCAAGCCACTCTAATGAGCATGCCGTCCAATACCATCCATCTTGTTTCGGTGGTCTTTGC GGGTTGGTTTTGTAGCCATTACAAGAATACAAGATGCTACGTCATGATCGTCACGAACAGCATCGTGTTAATCGGTGCGGTATTGATCGCCA ATCTTCCTCGTTCCAATCACAGCGGTCTCCTTGCGTCCTTTTACC TCATTTACATGAACACGGTCCCGTTTGGCTTGGGCATGAGCATGGTTTCGTCAAATATTGCAGGATTTACCAAAAAGTCTACCGCAAGT GTTCTGATGTTTCTTGGGTACTGTCTCGGTCAGTTCACTGGGCCTCAACTCTTCATCGAGAAACAGGCTCCAAAGTTCCAGACAGCTTTTAggggcttcttttcctccataTCTGTCATGATCCTTTTGGAGGTTGTACTGGT GTATCAGAACCATAGACGGGATCGCCTTCAAGCAAATACCAACGGCTCAAACGTTACCGAAAATGATTCGGATCAGACGGATTGGCAACAACCCTCATTTAG GGATGAGACGGAAGATATAAAAGCCCGCTCAAGACATCGCAAAAAGAAATCCAATACTTCTACAAATGCAACGACGCCCCAGCAGACAAATCCTCTATCATTGAACCAACAGAATGAATCACACCAGCTGAGAGAGGAGTCGGAACTGCTGGAACTGCCATCGCTCCCAGTCTTTGACATGACTACAATACCTTGGATTGACGGGATATTTGACTCAAATCTGGGCCAGCAGTGGGATCCAACGGCAGACACGGCAGACACGGCAGACACGGCAGACAAAGCGATGTTATGGAACACTTCTGCCAACTCTGTAGTCGCTAACGAATCCCCCGACCTAACCCGTGGCCTGTATGCTAGTCAACTCTTTGCTGAGTTGAACACGCCTGGCTCAGACCATCAAAGCCCAGGTTCCAAATCACTCTCAACTATCTCCGATCACGTTTTAGCACAGCACTATACTCAGAGTTTGACATCAAAATACAGCTCAAAGGAGCAGGGTTGGAACAATCACACCTATTTCTTCAATCGCTTCAACTCGACCCATTCATTTGTAGTATCTTCCTTATACGCGTGGACAGCTGCCCACCTCTTCTGCAGCGGAAGATTGCGATGTGAAACCAGCGCGATGGAGCATTACAGCAAAAGTCTCGTGGGCATCAGAGATCAACTTGGAATCCATCTCTTGGCAGAAAACGAACCCGAAATTGCTAGTCAGACCTTGCTCCAACTTCTGGCTCGAGAAGATGACTtggatgctgttgctgtgacTCTCTATTTTCTGGCTTGGACTGACCTCCTCCTTTCGAGACAGGCATCTTTGAGACGGATGCTCAGCCTAGAAGCCACTTTACTGGATCTCAGTGGTCATGATCAGTCACATACCCTCTACGTCAGAATGGCTCTATGGTTCTGCTTTCTCGACGCACGCGCTGCGCTATTTGGCCAAGGTAACGATCGCATTATACAGTCCATGGGAGACGACTCGGGCTTGATGAGAGCCGTGGAAGCGTCATATGACTTTCTGCAGAATGAATACAGCCTCCTGTACCCTGAGGAAGAACGGCGGCGGGACGAGGCTCATAAGCCCCTCTATGTCGCAACATGTCGCTTAGTAGCTCTTCTGGGAAAACTGTCTCGGACTAGCGGCGACACAACAGACGAGTGCCTTGTCATGGCTTCCTTGCGCGATATTCAGCGA AATATCGAAAGCATCAGCGAGGAAAAAGCTGCAGAAAATAAAGTGTTTTCCACCTACCTAACAACAAGTGTGCTTTTTCATGCAGTAGAAATTTACGCATCGAGAGTCTACCAGCCTAATGAACCAATGTACACAAAAAGCACCCACGGAGAAAAGATCATAACTATTACCAGCGAATTCTACCGGAGGATGAAGCGGCCAAGAACGGAAGCGCCCCCGACTAAGATATGGCCGGTGCCTCTGATCATGGCCGCAATTGAGGCAAAGGACTGGATCTACAGAGACTGGGCGCTGCaacagatgaagagctaCTACAGTGCGGGGAAGCATTTTGTGAATGCGTGCACATTTGTCGAAAAGGTACATGCCGCCGAGGAGGCGACGGGACGTCGTTGTAATCTTCATCAGATCGCCGAGGATATGGGCGATGATTTTGTGATATGA
- a CDS encoding fungal specific transcription factor domain-containing protein: MPQQSPDVPSKHRRRLSCKRCQYRKFKCSRTEPCGKCMAADVKCEYPVIDRKRTPASSEYALSLERRVQSLESFITSLRNASHKERERMLLSVPADQLPNLPADDQGQREALKIHERSSTNLELDLDGSLIFHGATSIYRVESHGYSQSRRNPLLSWAGSEGDVVIRALTDFFRWQYPYFMFVYREAFLRDHFGDRKDSKYWSAALLMALCALGAMVASDDKQRRFSEQFFLAAESIIMVSGLAKPSIPTVQTFLCLAFYEIGRGNLSKGWSFSGIAFRMAQDLGLQRDPDNWVPHDPSLGTHEDGEIRRRIYWGCYNSDKLISLILGRPVHLVYDAAEVDALKILPDGPAMEYWRPVGFEGNGGDTMGGISNIPFVQEQIRLSRIVESMMTVLFPIRINQDAISRTSNLDKLNLELLRWYESLPTFAKWTRWDTTNLNAVPGLIALHLFYNSARIALNHDNAVAGHDETERNSACQYCTTSAQNIITLVRTYRVKYDLRHSPLVLVYACVQAIRVVSTLGTPEEEEYLTQALGECSGTWALASQMQLRLATMSPQ, translated from the exons ATGCCTCAGCAGAGTCCAGATGTTCCTTCGAAACACAGACGAAGGCTGTC GTGCAAGAGATGCCAATATCGCAAG TTTAAGTGTTCTCGCACAGAACCATGCGGAAAATGCATGGCTGCCGATGTAAAATGCGAATACCCTGTGATTGATCGCAAACGTACCCCAGCGTCCTCCGAGTACGCCCTAAGCCTTGAGAGACGAGTCCAGTCGCTTGAATCTTTCATCACGAGTCTCCGAAATGCCTCCCACAAAGAGCGGGAACGGATGCTTCTTTCCGTGCCAGCCGACCAACTTCCCAACCTCCCAGCCGACGATCAAGGGCAACGGGAGGCGTTGAAGATACACGAACGTAGCTCTACAAACCTCGAGCTCGACTTGGATGGTAGTCTCATCTTCCACGGTGCAACGAGCATCTACCGTGTCGAGTCTCACGGATACTCTCAAAGTCGACGCAACCCTCTGCTCTCCTGGGCTGG CTCAGAAGGTGATGTCGTGATCCGTGCCCTTACTGATTTTTTTAGGTGGCAGTATCCCTACTTCATGTTTGTCTACCGTGAGGCTTTCCTACGAGACCATTTCGGGGACAGAAAAGATAGCAAGTACTGGTCAGCAGCGCTACTCATGGCGCTCTGTGCGCTAGGAGCGATGGTAGCTTCTGACGACAAACAAAGACGGTTCAGCGAGCAATTCTTTCTAGCTGCTGAGAGTATCATCATGGTCTCTGGGCTTGCAAAGCCATCCATTCCGACCGTTCAGACGTTTCTATGTCTCGCATTCTACGAGATTGGCCGAGGGAACCTGTCCAAAGGTTGGAGTTTCTCTGGGATTGCCTTCCGCATGGCACAAGACCTTGGACTCCAGCGCGACCCAGACAATTGGGTGCCTCATGATCCTTCACTCGGCACtcatgaagatggcgagattcGCCGGCGTATATACTGGGGTTGCTATAATTCTGATAAGCTCATCAGCCTCATCCTAGGCAGGCCTGTTCATCTTGTGTACGATGCAGCTGAAGTCGATGCATTGAAGATATTGCC CGATGGACCCGCAATGGAGTATTGGCGCCCTGTGGGCTTCGAAGGCAACGGTGGTGATACCATGGGGGGCATCTCTAACATACCTTTCGTCCAGGAGCAGATTCGTTTATCTCGAATCGTAGAGAGCATGATGACTGTCCTATTTCCTATTCGGATCAACCAGGACGCTATATCTCGTACATCCAATCTGGATAAACTCAATCTAGAATTATTACGGTGGTATGAGTCTCTGCCAACTTTTGCAAAATGGACTCGCTGGGACACGACCAATCTCAACGCAGTGCCGGGGCTGATAGCGCTTCA TTTGTTCTACAATAGTGCTCGTATCGCCCTGAATCACGACAACGCCGTCGCAGGCCATGATGAGACTGAGCGAAACTCTGCGTGCCAGTACTGCACCACCTCAGCCCAGAACATCATTACCCTCGTACGCACCTACCGCGTCAAGTACGATCTGCGGCATTCGCCCCTCGTTCTCGTCTACGCTTGTGTACAGGCTATTCGTGTCGTTAGTACACTTGGGACaccagaggaagaagagtatcTTACACAGGCACTAGGCGAGTGCTCAGGGACCTGGGCCCTCGCCAGCCAGATGCAGCTACGCCTCGCCACCATGTCACCGCAATAG
- a CDS encoding aminotransferase class-V domain-containing protein, translating into MAPSNTQDFKTPNTHLTNCQISTPHPLSSTPEEDSLFTIFRRLVPLVSNGKIIHLNAGFMPPSNMVVGDAISRFCAEALYHESPKPLWKQDTEQLRSLLARYLQTEPSSLAFVRDTTEGLSSFMHGLRFEKGDNVVILDCEHPNQLYGWLSLRAKGLEVILVPTMARAAKIGRIEAANAGTFASYVDSRTKAIGLSSVMFHSGQRNDVADVCAKFRPQGIHVLADLTQEVGFADVNIARLGVSAASFSMHKGLNTPTGIAVLYMDPEVVAELDPIPPLVGYGGIANMSEDAPLVEGPIEFHPTARRYEHTNMGWINVVCGRAFMEFYLDVMGPKNVENHLYGIGDHLRRACAALGIEIIGPQNRKQHSPHLYVLRLRDDRWYGHLREAGVILTKLATGIRVSFGFYNNVADVDRLADVLRAGIAQGIPLA; encoded by the coding sequence ATGGCACCTTCCAATACGCAAGATTTTAAAACTCCAAACACCCATCTCACCAACTGCCAAATCAGCACTCCCCACCCTCTGAGTTCTACACCAGAAGAGGACTCCCTCTTTACAATATTTCGCCGGCTCGTGCCTCTCGTCTCCAATGGCAAAATAATTCACCTCAACGCAGGGTTCATGCCACCCTCTAACATGGTGGTTGGGGATGCTATCAGCCGCTTCTGCGCAGAAGCCCTTTACCACGAGTCGCCTAAGCCGCTATGGAAACAAGATACGGAGCAGCTGCGTAGTCTTTTAGCACGCTATCTCCAGACCGAGCCATCCTCGTTGGCATTCGTCCGCGATACTACAGAGGGCTTGAGCTCATTCATGCACGGCCTTCGGTTCGAAAAGGGTGACAATGTTGTTATTCTTGACTGTGAGCACCCGAATCAATTGTACGGATGGCTGTCCCTTCGTGCGAAGGGACTGGAGGTCATACTCGTGCCGACTATGGCCAGAGCCGCGAAGATAGGGCGTATTGAAGCTGCCAATGCAGGCACCTTCGCTTCTTATGTCGACAGTAGAACAAAGGCGATTGGACTTAGTTCCGTCATGTTTCATAGTGGGCAGCGTAACGATGTGGCGGATGTATGCGCCAAATTCCGCCCGCAGGGGATTCACGTCCTTGCCGACCTAACGCAGGAAGTTGGCTTTGCCGATGTCAATATTGCAAGGTTGGGTGTCTCAGCTGCGTCATTCAGTATGCATAAGGGTCTGAATACGCCAACGGGCATCGCGGTGCTGTATATGGATCCTGAGGTTGTGGCGGAGCTGGATCCCATCCCACCGCTTGTTGGATACGGCGGGATAGCCAACATGTCTGAAGATGCGCCTCTAGTTGAAGGCCCGATTGAGTTTCATCCCACGGCACGCCGGTACGAGCATACAAATATGGGGTGGATAAACGTCGTTTGTGGACGAGCCTTTATGGAATTTTACCTTGATGTGATGGGTCCGAAGAATGTAGAGAATCATCTGTACGGCATTGGAGATCATTTGAGGCGGGCCTGCGCGGCATTGGGGATCGAGATTATCGGACCGCAAAATAGGAAGCAGCATTCGCCGCATTTATATGTGCTGCGGTTGCGGGATGATAGGTGGTATGGGCATTTGCGAGAAGCTGGCGTGATTCTGACGAAATTAGCAACGGGAATCAGAGTGTCCTTTGGATTCTATAACAACGTGGCAGATGTCGATAGGTTGGCAGATGTTCTTAGAGCTGGCATAGCCCAGGGGATTCCATTGGCGTAG